A genomic window from Gymnodinialimonas ceratoperidinii includes:
- a CDS encoding adenylate/guanylate cyclase domain-containing protein, with amino-acid sequence MQSRVYLEKWRLPDWMVWYVSYGTEGLHGPELRQRRTLNVISALIPLSGSSYAALYLWIDAPGLWPAAAAVSLFGLFLLWPMIAARNMLAAWIFGATLAVVVQAILVWLLGRGSGLHLYFLSIPVIAIVCFGTRHAGWLVGLVLICAAAMVYSEMFITDPAPFIRVSDGLLTFLQVSAFVVVTCFATLGVYVGFIHADRAERSLEAEYARSEDLLYSLLPREIAGRLKAEPHATIADSLPNVAIVFADIADFTPLSIRLDPREIVDLLNTVFTEFDALADRHQMEKIKTIGDAYMVAAGMPNAVGDPAHRAADMALDMLKVARTSAAFLPDGFEIRIGLHVGPVVAGVIGNRKLFYDVWGETVNTASRMESYSAPGRILVTPAARAQLGSDFTFEKRGEIDVKGIGPVETWWLTARA; translated from the coding sequence ATGCAATCGCGCGTCTACCTCGAGAAATGGCGTCTGCCGGACTGGATGGTCTGGTACGTGAGCTATGGCACCGAAGGGTTGCACGGCCCCGAGCTTCGCCAACGGCGCACGCTGAACGTGATCTCGGCGCTCATTCCGCTATCGGGTAGCTCCTACGCCGCGCTCTACCTCTGGATCGATGCGCCCGGTCTCTGGCCCGCTGCCGCTGCCGTGTCGCTATTCGGGCTGTTCCTGCTCTGGCCGATGATCGCGGCGCGCAACATGCTGGCCGCGTGGATCTTCGGCGCGACACTGGCGGTTGTGGTGCAGGCGATACTTGTCTGGCTTCTGGGGCGCGGCTCGGGCCTGCACCTGTATTTCCTGAGCATCCCGGTGATCGCCATCGTCTGCTTTGGCACCCGCCACGCGGGTTGGCTGGTGGGCCTCGTCCTGATCTGCGCGGCGGCGATGGTCTATTCCGAAATGTTCATCACGGACCCCGCACCGTTCATTCGGGTCAGCGACGGGCTGCTCACCTTCCTGCAGGTCAGTGCCTTCGTCGTGGTCACCTGCTTCGCCACGCTCGGGGTCTACGTGGGCTTCATCCATGCCGACCGCGCGGAGCGGTCGCTCGAGGCGGAATACGCGCGCTCGGAAGACCTGCTCTACAGCCTGCTGCCGCGCGAGATCGCGGGGCGACTGAAAGCGGAACCCCATGCGACCATCGCCGACAGCCTGCCCAACGTGGCGATTGTATTCGCGGATATCGCCGATTTCACGCCGCTGTCGATCCGGCTCGACCCGCGGGAGATCGTGGACCTGCTCAACACGGTCTTCACCGAGTTCGACGCCTTGGCCGACCGGCACCAGATGGAGAAGATCAAGACCATCGGCGACGCCTACATGGTCGCCGCGGGGATGCCGAACGCGGTCGGTGATCCGGCCCATCGCGCTGCGGACATGGCGCTTGATATGCTGAAAGTGGCCCGGACCTCCGCCGCGTTCCTGCCGGACGGGTTCGAGATCCGCATCGGGCTCCACGTCGGACCGGTGGTGGCGGGCGTCATCGGCAATCGCAAGCTGTTCTACGATGTCTGGGGCGAGACGGTGAATACGGCCAGCCGGATGGAGAGTTACAGCGCGCCGGGAAGAATTCTTGTCACCCCCGCCGCGCGGGCGCAGTTGGGATCGGATTTCACCTTCGAGAAACGCGGCGAGATCGACGTGAAAGGGATCGGGCCGGTGGAGACGTGGTGGCTGACTGCGCGGGCCTAG
- a CDS encoding XdhC family protein, translating into MSEDIAYVEHPSDVLAHAVALGAQGRGFALITSVAIEGGAAREVGSLALVEEGGAMVGYLSNGCIDKDIQHHASEALQRGEKRLIRYGEGSQFLDLKLPCGGALEVLIDPAPDMAALAAADAALAARQPATLTFETPAPDERSLAFTYAPKMRLVLAGRGAVFRATAQVGKSAGFQIYLLSPDADDIAATAALCDQPPTHLTSPGQFVPISVLDEYSAFLTLFHDHDWEPELLRAALETRSPFIGSLGSQRTHGARLARLAALGVASDELDRLRGPIGLVPSLREAPLIALSAMAEVVAALPTGIRAA; encoded by the coding sequence TTGTCTGAAGACATTGCCTACGTTGAACACCCCAGTGACGTGCTGGCCCATGCAGTCGCCCTCGGGGCGCAGGGCCGGGGTTTTGCGCTGATCACCTCGGTCGCCATTGAGGGCGGCGCGGCGCGGGAAGTGGGCTCTCTGGCCTTGGTCGAGGAGGGCGGGGCGATGGTCGGTTACCTCTCGAATGGATGCATCGACAAGGACATCCAGCACCATGCGAGCGAGGCGCTGCAACGCGGCGAGAAACGTCTGATCCGCTACGGTGAAGGCTCCCAGTTCCTCGACCTCAAGCTGCCCTGCGGCGGCGCGTTGGAGGTTTTGATCGACCCGGCCCCCGACATGGCAGCGCTTGCGGCCGCCGATGCCGCCCTCGCCGCGCGACAGCCCGCGACGCTAACGTTCGAGACGCCCGCGCCCGACGAACGCTCGCTCGCCTTCACCTATGCGCCGAAGATGCGTCTGGTTCTGGCCGGACGCGGCGCGGTGTTCCGGGCGACGGCTCAGGTCGGCAAGTCGGCGGGGTTCCAGATCTACCTCCTGTCACCCGACGCCGACGATATCGCGGCCACCGCCGCGCTTTGCGATCAGCCACCCACCCATCTCACGTCTCCGGGACAATTCGTGCCGATTTCGGTGCTGGATGAATATTCGGCCTTCCTCACCCTGTTCCACGATCACGACTGGGAGCCGGAGCTGTTGCGCGCCGCGCTCGAGACCCGGTCACCCTTCATCGGCAGCTTGGGTAGCCAGCGCACCCATGGCGCACGGCTTGCGCGTCTGGCGGCCCTGGGCGTGGCGTCAGACGAGCTCGACCGTTTGCGCGGCCCGATTGGCTTGGTGCCGTCGTTGCGCGAGGCGCCGCTGATCGCGCTTTCGGCCATGGCCGAAGTGGTCGCCGCCCTGCCCACCGGCATCCGCGCCGCCTGA